Proteins co-encoded in one Desulfitobacterium hafniense DCB-2 genomic window:
- a CDS encoding sugar phosphate isomerase/epimerase family protein has product MNESFRKYMKVGLVHFMAYPSTSKGEGPILETLRRIAMDEYFEVVEMTWIKDPAVRKKARQIIETSHMEFSYAGMPRLLPTKQNINSLNEEERLQALANVKEGIDEAYEMGAKDFAFLSGKYEEPRKEEAYQALIRSTKEICAYAKSKGDMKIAIEVFDYDVDKCSLIGPVALTQRYAKEIRREYDNFGLMVDLSHLPQLRETPAESLIPVKDYIIHAHMGNTLVKDKLSPVYGDEHPRFGFPGSENDVAELVEYLRVLLDIGFLNKENRPIVSLEVKPYEDEDPELVIANAKRVLNLAWDQV; this is encoded by the coding sequence ATGAATGAATCCTTTCGTAAATATATGAAAGTAGGCCTCGTTCATTTTATGGCTTATCCCAGCACCAGCAAAGGGGAAGGGCCTATCCTGGAAACCCTGAGAAGAATTGCCATGGATGAGTACTTTGAAGTAGTCGAAATGACCTGGATCAAAGACCCCGCCGTTCGAAAAAAAGCCAGGCAGATTATTGAGACCTCCCACATGGAGTTCTCGTATGCGGGAATGCCCCGGCTCCTGCCCACCAAGCAGAACATCAACTCCCTCAACGAGGAAGAAAGATTGCAAGCCCTGGCCAACGTAAAGGAAGGTATTGATGAAGCCTATGAAATGGGCGCCAAGGATTTCGCCTTCCTCAGCGGAAAATATGAAGAACCCCGGAAGGAGGAGGCCTATCAGGCACTGATCCGTTCTACCAAAGAAATATGTGCCTACGCCAAATCCAAGGGGGATATGAAGATTGCTATTGAAGTATTTGACTATGATGTTGACAAATGCTCTTTGATTGGGCCTGTGGCACTCACCCAACGATATGCTAAGGAAATTCGCCGGGAATACGACAACTTCGGCTTAATGGTGGACTTAAGCCACCTGCCCCAACTCCGGGAAACACCGGCTGAATCCCTGATCCCTGTAAAAGACTATATTATCCATGCTCACATGGGCAATACACTTGTCAAAGACAAACTCTCACCCGTCTACGGCGATGAACACCCGCGATTTGGCTTCCCCGGGAGCGAAAATGATGTGGCTGAACTTGTGGAATACCTCCGCGTCCTTCTGGACATTGGCTTTCTTAACAAAGAAAATCGGCCCATTGTCAGCCTGGAGGTCAAACCCTATGAGGACGAGGACCCCGAATTGGTGATCGCTAATGCCAAGAGAGTACTAAATCTAGCTTGGGATCAGGTATAA
- a CDS encoding HpcH/HpaI aldolase/citrate lyase family protein, which produces MAIMRSVLFVAGNDKEALDEALTYGADALILDLEDLVPPLEKSRARRMVRVNIKHAGSQGAEVWVRVNAWETNMTDDDLEAAVCEGLTGINLTKVAGAGDVQRLAWRLEELERKNGLAVGSIKICLLIETAIGVINAYESCAASPRVAAAIFGAVDYTRDMQVKLTPEAKEQQFARGYVAVAARAAGVIALDAPFLNYTDKEGYVHNIAEGRQLGYKGRMIVHPSLVEAANRLYAPDPEDVQWAGEIKKVFEEEAIAKGKAAIVYKDKLVDTPVYSNALDILANQAEIDAKLGISIQE; this is translated from the coding sequence ATGGCTATTATGAGATCAGTGCTGTTTGTCGCGGGAAATGATAAGGAGGCTCTGGATGAGGCCTTAACCTATGGAGCAGATGCACTTATTTTGGATCTGGAGGACTTGGTGCCACCGTTGGAAAAATCTAGAGCACGCCGAATGGTGCGCGTGAATATTAAGCATGCAGGCTCTCAAGGAGCCGAGGTATGGGTTCGGGTGAATGCCTGGGAAACGAATATGACTGATGATGACCTGGAAGCCGCAGTATGTGAAGGCCTGACAGGAATCAATCTGACCAAGGTTGCCGGTGCCGGCGATGTACAACGTCTGGCGTGGAGGCTTGAAGAATTGGAACGGAAGAATGGTTTGGCCGTAGGCAGCATCAAGATCTGCCTGCTTATTGAGACAGCCATAGGGGTCATCAACGCCTATGAGTCTTGTGCCGCCAGCCCTCGTGTTGCGGCAGCCATTTTTGGAGCTGTAGATTATACCCGCGATATGCAGGTTAAACTGACCCCTGAAGCCAAAGAGCAGCAGTTTGCCCGGGGTTATGTGGCCGTTGCGGCTCGTGCTGCCGGTGTTATAGCCCTTGATGCACCATTTCTTAATTACACCGATAAAGAAGGCTATGTGCATAACATAGCCGAAGGACGCCAGTTGGGGTATAAAGGCCGGATGATTGTTCACCCCAGCCTTGTGGAGGCTGCTAACCGTCTTTATGCTCCTGATCCGGAGGATGTACAATGGGCCGGAGAGATTAAGAAAGTTTTCGAGGAAGAAGCTATTGCTAAGGGGAAAGCAGCAATCGTTTATAAGGATAAGCTGGTGGATACTCCTGTGTATAGCAATGCTCTCGACATTCTTGCAAATCAGGCTGAGATTGATGCCAAGCTGGGGATAAGCATACAGGAATAA